Sequence from the Marinilabiliales bacterium genome:
ATGGTGTGAACCTTAAACTCGTGGAGCACCAGAAACACCGATGCCGCAATACCAACTGCTTTTGTTATCAAAAGCAGCATTGGGGTTCTATCCTGCCATAATGAAAGGCCGGAATCGGAAATAAGAGTGTAAAGCCCCAACAGGATAATGGAAATCACAACAGATGGAAGAAGAGCTGCCTTTAATTAATAGGAGTGATCGTCTGCATATCTTTTTTTCGATCCCATCTCATGGATGAATCTTCGCTGTTCTCGGCAAGTTGATGTTTCAGGAGGTCACCTATTTTGCCGGAATTTCATGTTAATTTATTACACAGTCCTTTTTCAGGGTGAGGTATCGGAAAGGATCATCCTGTATGTATGGTGACAATAACGAAAGAACTTATAAGTTGCATGAACCAATAGATTTATTCTAAGCAAGGGTTAAATTAAGGGCTTAAATCCCCCAAATTATGTTCAATTTCGGAAATAAACGACCTCATGTTTTCATGCATAATCTGTACATCCTCTTTTTCATAAGTAATAAAGGGAGCATAATCCCCTTCAGTACGATTTTTGAATGCATCTCGCAGAATTTGTCCATATTTAATATCAACCAGACCAGGTTTAACAAATGCTTTGTTAAACCACCCGATTAATTGCATGTGCTTTGATGAACTAAATTCATATTTTAGGGCAAGTGCATTTAGACTATAAAACATTCCATAATATATTCGGTTTACTGCAATATTTAGCATATTGGCTTCAATAAGCTTACTAACGTCCTCAATGGCCTCATTTGCCTGGTTAATCCGAAATTGAATTAATGAATTTCTTTCCTGTTCACTTATCATATGTGTATCCCTTCTTTGATCGCTAATCTGAATACCGGATGTTTGCCCCTCAATCCGTATTCAAGTTCATCTTTTGAGATTACCTGATTGTCAAGAAAAATATTGTATTTTAATTCTAAATCATAACAAAGGTCATTGATTTGTTTTCTTACTTTCCTGTCATCTCGAGTATTAATAACTATAACAACATCATAATCAGAGTCGTTTTTGGCTGTACCTCTTGCTCTGGACCCAAATAAGATAACCTCAATCACTATATTATTCAAGTGATGGTTTAGGTGATCTTTAAGCTCCTTTATGATTAAATCGGGTTCCATATCATTACTTTTTACTCAAAAATATCACAATTTCCCAAACTTTTCTCAACGAAATTGTTTTAATTTAATCCTGTGCCCTGCAAACTTGTAATGATATGATAATTTGTACATCCTGGGCTTGCTCGGTAAACCCGATAACGTATAAGGGGAATTAAGCAGCCCGATGGTATACTGAACGGCCATTATCATCCCAAGGGGCATATCACCGATAATAACTGCCCTTGCCTCCTTTTCTGCTCATCCTGCAGCCACCAAGCCAGAACTTTAAAAACTCCTTTTTGGAATACTTAAGCAGTCCACTTACCGGATCGGCAACATAGACACGGTTCTAATCATAGCTGGGATATTACCCGTTATCTCCAGCATTATTTGATTTATCCGATCCAAACACAGCTTTGATAATTTTCGTGGTTTTATAATGGCATAAACAACAACAAAAAGGCGCTGCCTCCAGTGGACGATGCAGGGAAGGGGCACCTCATCGCGAAGCTGCTCCCATGTGAGCCGGTATCCCCTGGTCCTAAAAGCTATGCTCTCGGCAGCATCGCTGATGCCAAGCATCGACACCCCGCTTTTGGTGATATATAACCGGCTCCTTTAAAACTGCAGGCTAAAGCTCTTGCCATAATACCGGGCAATCATCCTCAGGAATGTCGGCCCACAGTCCATCGAATCCAATTGCTTGTATACAGGGAAGCTGGGCATAGGCAAGGTTTGGGATCAATCAGGCATTAATATTGAGTTTAATTATGATAGAAGATAGGGTTTTTGTGTAATACCAAGTCAATTAGTCAAATCAACATTTTAAATATGAAGCTTTCATTTAAGCATCATCAATTCAAAGTTATTCTTTCAGTTTTACCAGCATCAGCACCGGGTTGTCGTTTTCATCAAGGCTGGCTGCCAGTTTTTCCAGTTCCTTTTTCTTTTCAGGGTATTTTGGGGTGGAGTTTTTGAATGCTTCAGAGGCAACATACATCTTTAACTCATATGCTTCAAACCAGCTCACAATGAGCGTGTCATTTACAGCATACCTGGGCATGAAGTTAATTCCGCCATCAATATCATTTTTGATACCGGTGGGTTCAATCTGGTGGTCAACGTTGCTTGGAGCAACAAGAAAGAATTCATCATTAGGTTTATTAAATAAGCCTATAATCATATACTGGTCTAGTCCTGACGGCCTATGATAGTTTTTTCTATAAAAAGCAAAAGGATAATTTCTCCAAAAGTTCATTATTACAAAAATATAATCTCGGGTTTCGAATAGATATTCAATCGTGATTCCATCAGCCAATTTTTCTCTAAATAACTCCCAGGGTAATGCATAATACTCAAATGAAAATCCATATGCCCCGAGATCAAAGAGGTATATAGGGTATAGATGATCATTATTTAATTGATAAATCGTATCATTCAATAATTGCTTAAAATAAATGTTATCATTATGTTTAAAAAAGGTTGCTGGCCTTTGATAGATGCAGTGGTCTCTAACATTAGTATAAAAGGTAGTATTGGCATATTTTTGTAGGATATCTCCGTTATTATCAATAAGAACAACTCTACTCCCCTCATTGCCAGTATGATTTGGAACATGAACTAAAAAAGTTGAATCTGTTACAGGCATCCAGCTATTACTATTAAGAACCCAGAAATCGCCGGGAGATTTCAAAGTATTAATAAACTCGCCATATACATTGAAGATATTCATCACATTTGACAATCCATCCGGCAAAAAAATTTTTTCATTATAAATCTTAACCTGTGTGAAAGCTATATTTTCACCTGGTCCTCTGCCCTGACTGCCAATTTTTGATATGAATTTTCCGCTTCGATCAAAGAGAAGGCATTTATCCCTGTCTGACACAACAATATAGTCGCCTGATATATCAATAAACCGGATATCCATAAGCATTGCGTCAGGGGTGCTTTCCAAAACAATATAATCTAACTTGTAATCAAAATCACCGAGCTTGAAGAGTTTGAAATTATCAATATTCTTCTCAATTTCTATTATTGGTATTGATTCTGTTCTGTTTTCTTTACAAGAAATAATAATTATAATTAATAATTTAAACGATATTCTTAATATCTTATTCATCTTGAATTTTTAAAGATTTGTTCCCGCGAAATAGCGGGAACAAATTGATTAATCATAGCAATTTGTAATCATATTATAATTCATAGTCAAAGCACCGCCACATTCAACGCAATTCATGCCAGCACAAGCACCAGTATAATACCATTCAATCCATTCTACGAGTTCTGGATCAAATTGCTCGCAATGACATACATCTCCACCACCTCCTCCTTGCAGATTAGTCAGGTCTTCATTTTTCATAATCTTCTCGGGTGAGATTTCTAATTTTTTTAACTTTTTCATAATAAAAGGATTTAATAAAGTTAATAATTTTTCTTTCAAACCTGGTCAGGGTTCTTTCATGCGGGTTGGCAGCCCGAAACCTTTTATTATCTTTGCTTTCATGCCTCCTTTCTTTTTTAAGGAAAGGGCCGGGCGGGAAGCTGTCACTTGCAATGCGAACAGGCTTCCTGCCCATTACTTTCCATGGTTAGACATATAATCTCTTCTTGGAAATATTCAATATCATGTACCTTGAATTCTCGTGGGAACCTGTAACCAATTATATAAATCGTTGGTGTTCCCGGTATTTTTAGTTTTTCGAATAGCTCTTTGTTGCTTTTGGTCATTTCTCCGAATTCGGGTAAGCCACCTTTGTTACTTTAGCCTTGTGTACCTTTAAAGCCTTTCGCAGGACAAATATGGTATTATCTTCTGCCATCGACCAGATGTTGTTTACTCATGTGTTATGATGTATTTACAGGCCGGATGAGAGTAACACAAAGTAAATTTAAAAATGATTTTTATAATAACCAACAAGTCAAGTATATGCAAAATCACTTGTTTGGAGTGAAACGGGGTATTTTTGGAGCGAATGAAGCTTTTCAGGAGTAAAAGGTACTTTATTGGGAGTGAATTTTTTTTCAGAGGTTGAAAAACTCAAGGTTTTTTATTGTGAATTATACAGATGCTTATGGCGGTTCCGGGAAAATGCCCCACCTTACAATCCAGCCCGGTATCCTTCCCAGTATCTCCTGAACCTCCTCGCTGTGCACCTCTATATTTGATATCAGGTAATCATTTCTTTTGTTTTTTCAACCGGGATGCCTGTTTCGGTAATTCCCTCTACAATGATGCGGTATACGGATGGCTTGTCTGATGTGAAAAAAGAGACCTTGGCCCTGCCGTCTTCCCCGGGTTTGATTTCAGGCTCCCAGAAAAGGGTGGTACGGTAGTCCGGTTGGTCATGGTGCGGCCCCGGCCTGTCGTACATTGGCGAGTAAAACTCCCTTGCCCGGTAATATCCCTGGAGCTCAAAGCTTAGCAGTCCGGGCGGACTTACCTTGCATGAAAACAGGAAAACCAGTAACAAAAAGGTGGCAGGTATGGTCAGGCCTGATCTGTTATCTCGCAGTTTGCCTGATTTATACGGTAATAACCAGCAGGGGTGAGGTGCCGTCTATCAGTTCTCCCTCTTCTGCGTTTATGCTTTCGACCGTACCGTCGGCAGGGGCAAGGATGCTGTTTTCCATCTTCATTGATTCTACTATGGCCAGAACGTCGCCTTTTCTGAAATTTTCGCCCGCCTGCCTGTTAATGCTGATAATACGGCCGGGCATGGGAGAGTAGACGGCGCCGGTACCGGAGGCAAAGTCATCCTGTCCGGGGGTGATGACATCCTTCTTTTTGAGGAAGTCAAAACGCCTGAAGAAGTACCTGAATCCCCCGTATGTTACCCTGGGCAGCCCCTCATCGTTTTCGGATATAAAAACATTATGGCTCTCATTGTTGGTCGTGATTGTCAGCTTTTTGTTTTCGTACCGGTACCGCCCTTTCATCACGCGCCTGTCTATCGTAAAATCAAAACCGGTATCTGACAGGTGACTGATCATCGTGGTCACAACTTCCCCCTCAAAACAGAACCTCATTGTTTTACCTGCCCTCCAGTAGTCCAGGGAGTCCCACACCAGGTTCCTGCCTGTTTTCCTTTTCAGGCTGGCAAGCAGTGCAGCGGCAGCCGGTATGTGCCAGTCGTTCGCCGATTTGATACTTTTTTCTGCCTCAACTATTGGCGGGGCATTCTTTTCGCACCATGCGGTGGAGAAGCTGCCCCCGGTGAAGTCGTTGTTGTGCATCAGGCTCAGCAGAAAGCTGATGTTGTTCCTCACTCCTTGTATCCCGTAGCCGGCAAGTGCCTGTACCATCCTCTGCCTCGCCTCTTCGCGCGTGTTTCCAAAGGTTGTCAGCTTACTTATCATGGGGTCGTACCTGTCGCTTACCTCACCTTCGGTATCGAAGGCCGAATCAACGCGGATTCCTTCTCCCGCAGGTTCATGGTAACAGCTCATCCTTCCGGGGGAAGGGATAAACCCTGCGGCCGGGTCTTCCGAATATATACGGCACTCGATCGCGTGCCCCACGATCTGCAGATCTTCCTGTTTGAAGCGCAGAGGGTGACCGGCGGCGATATGTATCTGCTCTTCAACTATATCGATGCCTGTAATCATCTCTGTAACGGGATGTTCAACTTGTATCCTGGTATTCATCTCCAGGAAGTAGAAGTTCCCCTGCGGGTCGGCCAGGAACTCGATGGTGCCCGCGTTCCTGTAGCCGATTGACTTTGCCAGCGCCACCGCTGCCTCACCCATCTTCTGCCTCATTGCCGGGGTGACCGAAGGGGAGGGGGCCTCTTCGACAATCTTCTGGTACCGGCGCTGGATAGAGCACTCTCTTTCGAACAGGTGTACCGTATTGCCGTGATGATCGGCCATCACCTGCACTTCAATATGGCGGGGAGATTCGATATACTGCTCAATGTAGACAGCGCCGTCGCCGAAATAGGCCTCTGCCTCCCTTGATGTGGCTGCAACAGCCTCTCCAAGCTCTCCGGGTGTCCTGACAATGCGCATGCCTTTTCCGCCTCCTCCGGCGGCAGCCTTTACAAGGAGAGGATAGGAAAGTTCACTTGCCGCAGGCTCAAACCCGCCGATCGTGCCGGTATATGCTTTGATGACGGGCAGCCCCGCTTCTATGGCAGCCTCCCTGGCCCTTTTCTTGTTGCCCATAAGTGCTATGGCTTCGCTGCCGGGACCTATAAAGGTAATTCCTGCCTTTTCGCAGGCAGCTGCAAACTGCTCATTCTCGCTCATGAATCCGTACCCGGGGTGAATGGCTGTTGCTCCGGTTTTTTTTGCAAGGTCAATGATCTTATTTGCGTTGAGGTAGGTATCTGCCAGTGAGCTGCCTTCAAGCTCATACGCTTCGGAGGCCATCCTGGCATGCAAAGCGTCTCTTTCTCCTGCCGCGTATACGGCAACGGTGGCTATACCCATCTTGTGCGCCGTTCGGATTATCCTGGCAGCTATTTCTCCCCTGTTGGCAATGAGTATCTTGCGAAAAGTGGTGTGGGGGGCTGTATTGTCTTTCATGTCAGGGTTTTGTTTTCACTCCACCGGGGTTTTCTCTTTTCAAGAAAGGCGGCCATTCCTTCACGGCCCTCGTCAGATACCCTGATGGAGGCAATTATTGATGCAGTTTTACCGATAGCCTCCTCGAACGACCAGTTATTGCTTACGTCATATATCAGCTTCCGCGTGATGGCAAGCGCTTCAGGTCCTCCCTCAAGGATCTGCTGTATGATCTTATTAACCCCCTCTTCAAGCTCCTCTGATGCATAGTGCCAGTTTACCAGTCCCCTGTCAGCCGCCTCTATGCCGTGTATCCGCCTGGCTGTAAGCATCAGCTCGCGGGCGGGAAACTCGCCTATGCGTTTGATTATGTAGGGTGATATCACGGCGGGCACAAGTCCGGATCGGACCTCACTGAGGGAGAAAACAGCATCGTCGGTGGTGAGTGCAATGTCGGCAACCGCTACAAATCCGTTGGCGCCGCCTGTCGATGCCCCGTGCACTATCGTTATTACAGGTTTGGGGCATGTATAGATGGTGTGGAAGCATTCTGCCAGTTCCAGCGCTTCCCGGTAGTTCTCCTCTTCGGAATGCGAAACGGCCTCCTTCATCCAGTTCAGGTCGGCTCCCGAGCAGAAGACCTTGCCGTTTCCCCTGATGAGGATGAGACGGACCTGCTTGTCGGCCGAAAGCTCCTTAAATGCGCTTGTTATCTCTTTAACCATAAGTGCATTGAAGGCATTGCGCACCTCCGGCCTGTTGAGCCTGACGGTTGCAACCGGCTTGCCGGCTGTGACCTCTATTGTCTGGTAATTGTTCATATACAGTTGGTTTATCTGGTTAAACAGTTCAGGGCATTACATCCTTATCACCCCGAATCTGCTGTCAGGCCAGGGTTTGTTGAGCGACATTGCTATTCCTGTTGTCAATACAAGCCGGGTGTCGACCGGGTCTATGATACCGTCGTCCCAGAGCCTTGATGTGCTGTAGAGGGCCGATCCCTCCTTTTCGTAGGTTTCCTGTATCGATTTCCTGATGTTCTCCTCTTCTTCCGCCGAAAGGCTGCCGCCGGAAGCCTGCATCTGCTGCTGCCTGACCGACAGGAGCACGCCTGCTGCCTGCTCGCTTCCCATGACCGATATCTTCGCGTTGGGCCACATGAAGAGCAGCCTGGGATCGTAGGCCCTTCCGGCCATGGCATAATTGCCCGCCCCGAAGGAGCCCCCGAAAACGACGGTGAACTTCGGCACATTGCTGTTTGCCACGGCATTCACCAGCTTGGCGCCGTCGCGGGCTATCCCGCCATGTTCGTATTTTTTGCCTACTATGAAACCCGTTATATTCTGCAGGAAGATCATGGGGATCTTTCTCACTGAGCAAAGCTCTATGAAATGGGCCCCCTTAAGGGAGGTTTCAGAAAAGATCACCCCGTTGTTTGCCAGGATCCCCACGGGGAATCCGTTGATATGTGCAAAGCCGGTCACCATCGTGGTGCCGTAGTTCGCCTTGAATTCATGGAAGCGGCTGTCGTCAACTATACGGGCTATGATCTCCCTTGAGTCGACCGGCTTTTTCAGGTCAACCGGCGCCAGTCCCCACAACTCCTCAGGATCGTAGTAGGGATCTGCAGGTGATGCCATGTCGAGCTGCTGTTTTTCGGGCACCCTGAGCGTAAGGAAAATGTCCCGGCAGATCTGTATGGCATGCCTGTCATTCCCGGCAAGGTGATCGGCCACGCCCGATATCCCGGTATGGACTGCCGCGCCTCCAAGCTCTTCGGCCGACACCTCTTCGCCGGTGGCTGCCTTGACCAGCGGGGGGCCGCCAATGAAGATGGTACCCTGGTTTTTCACGATGATCGTTTCGTCGCACATGGCGGGTACATAGGCGCCGCCGGCGGTGCATGATCCCATGACGATGGCTATCTGGGGGATGCCGGCGGCCGACATTCTCGCCTGGTTATAGAAGAAACGGCCGAAATCGTTGCGGTCGGGAAACACATTTGCCTGTTCGGGCAAAAAGACCCCGCCGGAGTCGACCATATAGACACAGGGCAGGTTGTTCTCCATGGCAACCTGCTGTGCCCTCAGGTGCTTTTTTATCGTCTCCTTAACGTAAGTGCCGCCTTTGACGGTGGCGTCGTTGGCTATGATAACCGTCTCCCTGCCGCATACTGAACCGATACCTGTCACAATTCCCGCCGAGGGGAAATCGTCGTTGTACATGCCGTTGGCGGCCAGCGGCGACAACTCAATGAAGGGTGTGTTGGGGTCGAGAAGCAGGTCGATGCGCTCACGGGCAAGGAGCTTGCCTCTCTCCTTGTGCTTTGCTACCGCCTTTGGGGTGCCGCCTTCCTGCACCTTGCGAAGCCGCCCGTTATAGTCCGACAGTATCTGTAAAAAGGATTCCCTGTTTTTTATGAACTCCGGCGAGCCGGTAAGGATGTTTGATTTTATTCTGTACACGGGTTGATTTTTGGTAACATTTAAAATACCAAATTATCGCCAATTTGTTCAAAAAGCAAAAAAATATTAGGAGAGGGGCTGCAGCTGACCTTACACCGCCGGTTTCCCGATAAGCAGCCTGGCCGCCGCCGGGATCAACCGGACTTATACCCCGGTCTCCCGAAAAGCAATTCGATTGCCGCCGCGGGACTGCAGCCAGCATTATACCCCCAGTCTCCCGAAAAGCGACCTGACCGCCTCATCGGGGCTGCCGGCCTCCATAAGCGCTTTGAGATAGGCGGTGCCTATGATTGCTCCCGAGGTATGCTTCCATACGGTTTCGAGGGTGTTCCTGTTGTGAATTCCGAACCCGGTCATTATGGGTTTCCCGAGATCGAGACTGCCAAGCTTTTCGAGGTACAGCTCCTGCTCTCTGCTGAAAGATTCCTGCCTGCCGGTGGTTGATGATGCGCTTACCGCATAGATGAACCCGCTGCCGAGGTTGTCGAGCATCCTTATTCTTTCAACGGTTGTTCCCGGGGTTACCAGGAAGATCATGTGAAGATCGTGTTGGCTGAAAAGCTCCCTGTACTTGTCCCTGTACTCCTCTGGCGGCAGGTCGGGTATTATCACCCCGCTCACACCGGACTCCTCTGCCTTCCGGCAGAAAGTGCCTATGCCCATCTGCAGAACCGGGTTAAGGTATCCCATCAGTATGAGGGGGATGGAGATATCGTGGCGGGCACCGGCAAGCTGGTCGAGAAGCAGCCTCAGGGTCATACCGTTGCGTATCGCGATACTGCTGGTCTCCTGTATAACGGGCCCGTCAGCCAGCGGATCGGAAAAAGGGAATCCCACTTCGAGGAAATCCGCCCCGGCCTCCCCGAGAGAGCGTATAAGCGGCACTGTACTGTCTATACGGGGGAAGCCCGCCGTAAGGTATATTGACAACAACTTCCGGTTTTTCTTTTTGAACAGCTCATCAAGACGGTTCTGCATGATACTCTTTTTTTGGTTGTTTATTGATTCCGGTTTTGCATCGATTCGATATATGTGTCCATATCCTTGTCGCCCCTGCCGCTCAGGTTTACTAAAATAATATCGCTTTCGCGGAATTGCAGTTTATGGAGAGCCGCGATGGCATGCGCCGACTCCAGCGCGGGGATGATACCTTCCAGCCTGGTGAGCAGGTGAGCTGCCTCAACAGCCTCTTTATCGGTTACCGCCAGGTAACGGGCCCTTCCCGTTCTGTGGAGGTAGGAATGGAGGGGGCCTATACCCGGGTAATCGAGTCCCGCCGAAACGGAGTGTGCCTCCAGTATTTGTCCCTCTCCATCCTGCATCATCAGAGTCCTGCAGCCGTGGATGATGCCCGCCGTGCCGGTTGCAATGGTGGCCGCGGTCTTGCCGCTCCCGGCGCCTTCGCCGGCAGCCTCGGCGCCCACCAGCTTAACCTTTTCATCGGCTATGTAATGGTAGAACGTACCTGCGGCATTGCTGCCGCCGCCTACACATGCCACGATGATGTCGGGACCGGGCCTGCCTTCCTTCTCCATGAGCTGGATCTTCATCTCTGCGGAGATAACGGACTGCAGCCTGGCGACCAGGTCGGGGTAGGGATGGGGGCCGATGGTCGAGCCGATCAGGTAATAGACCTCCGGGTGGTTGATCCAGTACCTTATGGCCTCGTTGGTAGCATCTTTCAGGGTGCGGCTGCCCGATGAAACGGGAACAACCTCGGCTCCCAGCATCTTCATGCGCAACACGTTGGGCTGTTGTCTCTGCACATCTTTCTCTCCCATAAAGACACGGCAGGGCAGGTCCAGCAGCGCGCAGACCGTGGCAGTGGCCACGCCGTGCTGTCCGGCGCCGGTCTCTGCTATCACCTCCCTTTTATTCATCTCCATTGCCAGCAATGCCTGCCCGATCACGTTGTTGAGCTTATGGGAGCCCGTATGGCACAGATCCTCCCTCTTGAGGTAGATCTTTGCCCCCAGGACCCCGGAGAGGCTTTCAGCAAGGAAAAGGGGAGTGGGCCGGCCGGCATAATCCCTGAGCAGACTGTCGAACCTGTC
This genomic interval carries:
- a CDS encoding HEPN domain-containing protein; its protein translation is MISEQERNSLIQFRINQANEAIEDVSKLIEANMLNIAVNRIYYGMFYSLNALALKYEFSSSKHMQLIGWFNKAFVKPGLVDIKYGQILRDAFKNRTEGDYAPFITYEKEDVQIMHENMRSFISEIEHNLGDLSP
- a CDS encoding nucleotidyltransferase domain-containing protein — encoded protein: MEPDLIIKELKDHLNHHLNNIVIEVILFGSRARGTAKNDSDYDVVIVINTRDDRKVRKQINDLCYDLELKYNIFLDNQVISKDELEYGLRGKHPVFRLAIKEGIHI
- a CDS encoding 6-bladed beta-propeller translates to MNKILRISFKLLIIIIISCKENRTESIPIIEIEKNIDNFKLFKLGDFDYKLDYIVLESTPDAMLMDIRFIDISGDYIVVSDRDKCLLFDRSGKFISKIGSQGRGPGENIAFTQVKIYNEKIFLPDGLSNVMNIFNVYGEFINTLKSPGDFWVLNSNSWMPVTDSTFLVHVPNHTGNEGSRVVLIDNNGDILQKYANTTFYTNVRDHCIYQRPATFFKHNDNIYFKQLLNDTIYQLNNDHLYPIYLFDLGAYGFSFEYYALPWELFREKLADGITIEYLFETRDYIFVIMNFWRNYPFAFYRKNYHRPSGLDQYMIIGLFNKPNDEFFLVAPSNVDHQIEPTGIKNDIDGGINFMPRYAVNDTLIVSWFEAYELKMYVASEAFKNSTPKYPEKKKELEKLAASLDENDNPVLMLVKLKE
- a CDS encoding ATP-grasp domain-containing protein; its protein translation is MKDNTAPHTTFRKILIANRGEIAARIIRTAHKMGIATVAVYAAGERDALHARMASEAYELEGSSLADTYLNANKIIDLAKKTGATAIHPGYGFMSENEQFAAACEKAGITFIGPGSEAIALMGNKKRAREAAIEAGLPVIKAYTGTIGGFEPAASELSYPLLVKAAAGGGGKGMRIVRTPGELGEAVAATSREAEAYFGDGAVYIEQYIESPRHIEVQVMADHHGNTVHLFERECSIQRRYQKIVEEAPSPSVTPAMRQKMGEAAVALAKSIGYRNAGTIEFLADPQGNFYFLEMNTRIQVEHPVTEMITGIDIVEEQIHIAAGHPLRFKQEDLQIVGHAIECRIYSEDPAAGFIPSPGRMSCYHEPAGEGIRVDSAFDTEGEVSDRYDPMISKLTTFGNTREEARQRMVQALAGYGIQGVRNNISFLLSLMHNNDFTGGSFSTAWCEKNAPPIVEAEKSIKSANDWHIPAAAALLASLKRKTGRNLVWDSLDYWRAGKTMRFCFEGEVVTTMISHLSDTGFDFTIDRRVMKGRYRYENKKLTITTNNESHNVFISENDEGLPRVTYGGFRYFFRRFDFLKKKDVITPGQDDFASGTGAVYSPMPGRIISINRQAGENFRKGDVLAIVESMKMENSILAPADGTVESINAEEGELIDGTSPLLVITV
- a CDS encoding enoyl-CoA hydratase/isomerase family protein yields the protein MNNYQTIEVTAGKPVATVRLNRPEVRNAFNALMVKEITSAFKELSADKQVRLILIRGNGKVFCSGADLNWMKEAVSHSEEENYREALELAECFHTIYTCPKPVITIVHGASTGGANGFVAVADIALTTDDAVFSLSEVRSGLVPAVISPYIIKRIGEFPARELMLTARRIHGIEAADRGLVNWHYASEELEEGVNKIIQQILEGGPEALAITRKLIYDVSNNWSFEEAIGKTASIIASIRVSDEGREGMAAFLEKRKPRWSENKTLT
- a CDS encoding methylcrotonoyl-CoA carboxylase, which codes for MYRIKSNILTGSPEFIKNRESFLQILSDYNGRLRKVQEGGTPKAVAKHKERGKLLARERIDLLLDPNTPFIELSPLAANGMYNDDFPSAGIVTGIGSVCGRETVIIANDATVKGGTYVKETIKKHLRAQQVAMENNLPCVYMVDSGGVFLPEQANVFPDRNDFGRFFYNQARMSAAGIPQIAIVMGSCTAGGAYVPAMCDETIIVKNQGTIFIGGPPLVKAATGEEVSAEELGGAAVHTGISGVADHLAGNDRHAIQICRDIFLTLRVPEKQQLDMASPADPYYDPEELWGLAPVDLKKPVDSREIIARIVDDSRFHEFKANYGTTMVTGFAHINGFPVGILANNGVIFSETSLKGAHFIELCSVRKIPMIFLQNITGFIVGKKYEHGGIARDGAKLVNAVANSNVPKFTVVFGGSFGAGNYAMAGRAYDPRLLFMWPNAKISVMGSEQAAGVLLSVRQQQMQASGGSLSAEEEENIRKSIQETYEKEGSALYSTSRLWDDGIIDPVDTRLVLTTGIAMSLNKPWPDSRFGVIRM
- a CDS encoding tryptophan synthase subunit alpha; the protein is MQNRLDELFKKKNRKLLSIYLTAGFPRIDSTVPLIRSLGEAGADFLEVGFPFSDPLADGPVIQETSSIAIRNGMTLRLLLDQLAGARHDISIPLILMGYLNPVLQMGIGTFCRKAEESGVSGVIIPDLPPEEYRDKYRELFSQHDLHMIFLVTPGTTVERIRMLDNLGSGFIYAVSASSTTGRQESFSREQELYLEKLGSLDLGKPIMTGFGIHNRNTLETVWKHTSGAIIGTAYLKALMEAGSPDEAVRSLFGRLGV
- the trpB gene encoding tryptophan synthase subunit beta — translated: MNRLIDNKGFYGEFGGSWVPEMLYPNIEQLASSYDAILESPSFKDRFDSLLRDYAGRPTPLFLAESLSGVLGAKIYLKREDLCHTGSHKLNNVIGQALLAMEMNKREVIAETGAGQHGVATATVCALLDLPCRVFMGEKDVQRQQPNVLRMKMLGAEVVPVSSGSRTLKDATNEAIRYWINHPEVYYLIGSTIGPHPYPDLVARLQSVISAEMKIQLMEKEGRPGPDIIVACVGGGSNAAGTFYHYIADEKVKLVGAEAAGEGAGSGKTAATIATGTAGIIHGCRTLMMQDGEGQILEAHSVSAGLDYPGIGPLHSYLHRTGRARYLAVTDKEAVEAAHLLTRLEGIIPALESAHAIAALHKLQFRESDIILVNLSGRGDKDMDTYIESMQNRNQ